The sequence TTTCGGGCCCCGATCGCCAAAAGAGAATCCAACTCGGCCGGGTCTTCCAACAGCTCGATGGCTCGGATTCTAATTGGCTCGAGGTGGGCGATGACCGCATCAGCAACTTCGCTTTTCAGGGCACCATAGCCAAGGCCGGAGAGTCTGGTGGCAATCTGGTCCACACTTTCTCCGGTCACTGCGCTGTAAATCCCTAAAAGGTTGGAGACTCCAGGTTTACTCTCCCGATTGAACCGAATCTCACCGTCAGTATCAGTAACCGCGCTCCTGAACTTTTTCGCGATAACACTCGGCTCGTCTAAAAGGTTGACGGTTCCCTTGGGGTCTACCGCCGACTTTGACATTTTGGCGGTTGGTAATTGCAGATCGTAAATCTTGGCTGTTTCTTTAGGAATAACCGCTTCGGGAATCTCAAAGGTATTCCCGTAGCGAGTATTAAAACGCATCGCTAAATCCCTTGTCAGTTCGAGGTGCTGACGCTGGTCTTCGCCAACCGGAACCGCCTTTGGCTGATATAACAAAATGTCGGCCGCCTGCAGGATGGGATAGGTGAATAACCCGACAGAAGCCTGATCGCTGCCCGCCTTGAGGGACTTGTCTTTGAACTGGGTCATGCGACTGGCTTCGCCAAAGCCGGTGATGCAGTTTAGGACCCAGGCCAATTGGGCATGGGCGGGAACATGGGATTGGACAAATAGCGCCGCCTTTTTAGGATCGATTCCGGCGGCTAAATACTGGGCGGCGGTTCTGCGAGTGTTGTTGCGCAGCTCTTTTGGGTCTTGCGGCACAGTGATCGCGTGCAGGTCGACAATCACGTAGAAGGCCTGATATTCATCCTGCATCTTCACCCACTGGGTCAAGGCGCCAAGATAATTGCCCAGGTGAAGACTTGAGGCCGAGGGCTGCATGCCTGATAAGAGATTTGGTTTGGTCATTTCTTAGATCCTAAAGTGAGTAGTCGACTACCACTGGAGAGTGGTCAGTCCACCTGGTGTCATAGCTTGCCGCTCTGTCAACCCGATAATTCTGCCCTAGTTTCGCCAGGGCGGGGGTTGCTAATTGGTAGTCAATCCGCCAGCCAGCATCATTATCAAAGGCCTGCCCTCGATAAGACCACCAGGTATAGGGCCCCGGAACATCTGGGTGAGCGTTTCTACCAAGATCCTGCCAACCCTGAGATGCAAAAGCATCAAAGAAGACTCGCTCCTGAGGCAAGAACCCTGAGTTTTTAAGATTGCCCTTCCAGTTCTTAATGTCTAGCTCAGTATGGCCAACGTTGAGATCTCCCAACACGACCACTAGTCGATCGTCTTTTATTAGCTCTTGCATACGAGCCTGCATTGCGTTCAGAAACTTATATTTCTCAACCTGCTTTGGGGTATCAACCTCACCCGAGTGCACATAGCAAGAGATGACGGTGAGCACCGCGGCAGCAGTTTGGAAATCTGCCTCTAGCCAACGCCCTGCCGAATCAAAATCTTCGGCACCCAACTCGGTGCGAATCGCGATAGCTTCGGTTTTGGATAAGACCGCGACCCCGGCACGACCCTTTGCGGTTGCTTCGTGTTCGTAGATGTGCCAGTTATTTTCAAGGCTTAGTGGGCCATCGTCCAGAGCCAAGGCTAAGAGTTCTGATTTTGGCGCTCTTACTTCCTGGAGGCAAAGAATGTCCGGTTTGGCGACACTGAGCCAATCGGCCATGCCTTTTCTAGCCGCTGCGCGAATACCGTTGACATTAACCGATGCGATAGAAAGCATGCCTAAATTATGACCCAGAGTTCTTCGCCTCTAACCTCAAGATTAATTTTCCCTAGCGCTTGTCGAGCTGGTCCGGCCACGACTCCACCGGTTTCGACATCGAAGCGCGCCCCGTGACAACCGCAAGCTATTTGATTGTCTTGCACTCCATTTACTATGCATCCGGCGTGGGTGCAGGTCGCATTAAATGCCTTGAACACTCCAGCAATGGGCTGGGTTACCAGGATAGTTAGTGCGTCATCGATCATGAATTTGGCTCCTGAGCCAGCCATTACAGCGCTGGTCATTCCGAGCATTACCTCGCCCAGAGCCGCCTTGGGGGTTTGGTCAACTGTGCCAGAAGGGGGCGTGGTCTCAGCTAGCTGGGGACCACTTGCGCAAGCTGCGAGGGTGAGCCCAGCTGCGCCAGCGACTGATGTGACCAAAATCGCTCTTCGGGTGACTGACATTTTCTTAGACCTTAGACCTGAGCATCGCCTGCTTTACCTCAGCAATTGCCTTGGTTACCTCGATGCCCCTCGGGCAAGCTTCGGTGCAGTTAAAGGTGGTGCGGCAGCGCCAGACGCCCTCTTTATCGTTCAAGATATCCAACCGAAGCTCCGCACCCTCATCGCGAGAGTCGAAGATAAAACGGTGCGCATTCACGATTGCGGCTGGGCCGAAGTATTGACCATCGGTCCAAAACACCGGGCAACTGGTGGTGCAGGCGGCGCACAAAATGCACTTGGTGGTGTCGTCGTAGCGAGCCCGCTCCTCGGGGGATTGAAGGCGCTCTTTTTGAGGCTTATCCGAGGCAATTAAGAACGGGTTGATGTCCCTGAACGCCTGATAGAAAGGGTTCATGTCAACAATCAAATCTTTTTCAACCGGCAAACCCTTGATGGGCTCAATGTAGATCGGCTGAGAAATGTCGAGGTCCTTGATAAGGGTTTTGCAGGCCAGACGATTGCGGCCATTGATGCGCATAGCATCCGAGCCACACACGCCGTGAGCGCAAGAGCGACGGAAGGTCAAAGAGCCATCCTGCTCCCACTTGATTTTGTGCAAGGCGTCCAAAATGCGGTCGGTGCCATACATTTCAACGTCGTAATCGACCCACTTGGCCTCGGTGTCGGTTTCTGGGTCAAAACGTCGAACAAATAAAGTGACTGTGAATGAGGGAATCTCTTCGATTTGCGGTGCGGCTTGCTGTGCCATTAGTACTTACGCTCCATCGGCTGATAGTTGGTTACAACAACCGGCTTCCAACCGATTTTTATCTTTGCTTTAGTGGTCTTGTCGACCTTGTCAATCTGGTAGGCCATCGAGTGGACCATGAACTTCTTGTCGTCACGATCTGGGAAGTCTTCCCGAAGGTGAGCTCCGCGGCTTTCGCGGCGCTCACGGCAGGTGATCACTGTTACCTCGGCTAGATCGATTAGGAAGCCAAGCTCAACGGCCTCGAGAAGGTCGGTGTTAAAGCGCTTGCCCTGATCTTGAATCGAGATGTTCTCGTAGCGCACGCGAAGCTCTTGAATCTTTTCGTAGGCCTCGTTCAGGGTTTCCTCGGTGCGGAAAACCTGGGCATTTTTGTCCATAGTCTCCTGAAGCTCCTTGCGCAAGACAGCAACCTTTTCGGTTCCCTTGGCATCTCGAACCTTTTGAAGCATCCGAATAACCATGTCTGGTGCGTCCTCTGGAACTGGGACCTGGGTAGCCGTCTTGGCGTACTCGACGGCATAGATTCCAGCCCTTTTACCAAACACGTTGATGTCCAGCAGGGAGTTGGTGCCCAGGCGGTTCGCGCCATGGACCGAGACGCAGGCGCACTCACCAGCGGCATAGAGCCCCGGTACAACGGTGTTGTTATCCGAGAGGACTTCGGCCTTGATGTTGGTTGGGATTCCACCCATTGCGTAGTGGGCAGTTGGGAATACCGGCACCATCTCGGTGTAGGGCTCGACCCCGAGATATGTTCTGGCGAATTCGGTAATGTCGGGCAGCTTTGCGTCAATCACAGCTGGCTCCAGATGGGTTAGGTCCAAAAAGACGTAGTCCTTATTGGGTCCGCCACCCCTGCCCTCTCTTACCTCGTTGGCCATCGCCCTTGCAACCATGTCTCTTGGAGCAAGGTCCTTAATGGTTGGCGCATAGCGCTCCATGAATCTTTCACCGAGGGAGTTTCTTAGAATCCCACCTTCACCGCGAGCGGCTTCGGACAGCAGAATCCCGAGCCCAGCAAGACCAGTTGGGTGGAACTGGTAGAACTCCATGTCCTCTAGGGGCAAGCCCTTTCGGTAGATGATGCCCACGCCGTCACCCGTGAGGGTGTGGGCGTTTGAAGTTGTCTTATAAATCTTTCCGAAACCACCGGTTGCAAAAATGATCGCTTTACCAGCAAAAACGTGGATGTCTCCAGTTGCTAGGTCATAAGCCACAACACCGGCCGGTTTGCCATCGTTCATCACCAGGTCCAAAACGTAGAACTCGTTGTAGAACTCAATGCCGAGCTTCACGCAGTTTTGGTAAAGGGTCTGCAGAATCATGTGGCCGGTGCGGTCAGCCGCATAGCAGCTGCGACGAACCGGAGCTTTTCCGTGATCTCTTGTGTGACCACCAAATCGGCGCTGGTCAATCTTGCCGTCTGGGGTTCGGTTGAAAGGAAGCCCCATATTCTCAAGGTCAATGACTGCCTGAACTGATTCTTTAGCCAAAATTTCAGCAGCATCCTGGTCGACCAGGTAATCGCCACCCTTGACGGTGTCAAAGGTGTGCCACTCCCAGTTGTCCTCTTCAACGTTTGCAAGAGCCGCTGCCATTCCGCCCTGAGCGGCACCAGTGTGCGAACGGGTTGGAAATAACTTGGAAACCACGGCGACTTTGGCAAGCGGACCGGCTTCGATTGCGGCGCGCATTCCGGCGCCACCGGCACCCACGATTACAACGTCGTACTCGTGATATGTGACGTTGTTATTCGCTTCTAAGTTCAAGGTTTTCCTTACTATCTAGCTGGGCAAAATGAGGGGAGCAGCGAGGCTGCTCCATTGGCGGGGCAAGGGTCAAATGTGAAGATGACCAGAGTTCCCAAAAGAACAAGCAGTCCACACACCGCCCAGAGTGTGTAGTTCAAACGGACTCGAACGGTTTCCCTAGAGGTGTAGTCGTTGACGATGGTTCGCATGCCGTTGGTGCCATGAATCATCGCGAGCCAGAGCATCGCAAGATCCCAGACCTGCCAAAAGGGATCAGCCCACTTGCCAGCCACGAAGGCAAAGTCGATTGCAGTGATGCCATCGCCAAGCACTAGATTCACTACCAAGTGGGTGAAGACCAAAACAATCAGAAGCGGTCCGGAGACGCGCATGAAGAGCCAGCCGTATTTTTCCCAGTTTGCACGCTTGCGGGTGCGGGGCTGATTTGGGGTTTCGATTATTACGCTCATCAGCTGCTCCTTATTCTGCGAATACTCTTGCAAGGTGAAGCGGTGCGAACCCCGCGATGGCTACAACCGTTATAGCCATGACAGCCCAGAACATCATGCTCTGGTATTTCGTTCCCTTGGACCAAAAATCAATTGCAACGATTCTTAAGCCGTTTAGACCGTGGAACAAGATTGCTCCTACCAAGCCCAACTCGGCCAAGCCAATAATTGGGGTCTTATAGGACTCCATGACCACGTTATAAGCCTCCGGGCTGATTCGAACCAGAGCTGTGTCCAGAATGTGGACCAGTAAAAAGAAGAATATTGCGACACCGGTAATGCGGTGCAAAACCCAAGACCACATGCCTACTTTGCCGCGGTAAAGAGTTCCTTGTGGCTTTAGTGCCAATCTAGCCTCCATGGGTAGTTAAAGAGATAAATAAAGTCTAAAGGGTTCTGGTGGCCACTTTTATAACAAGGGCTAAAGTCCTAGGCTAAATGCGTGCAAAATTCTAAAGAGAGCAACATGGGCCGGTTCTTTGCAATTATTCCGGCGGGGGGATCAGGATCCAGACTTTGGCCTCTTTCTAGAGCTGCCGCTCCGAAATTCCTTCACGATCTCACCGGCAGTGGCCAGACTCTTTTGCAAGACACTTGGGACCGGCTGCAACCTCTGGCAAAGGATCGGACCATGGTTGTCACCGGCGATATCCACGCTAGAGCGGTAGAAGAGCAGTTGCCTGCACTCGATTTATCGAACATTATTTTGGAGCCGACCCCCAGGGACTCCACTGCGGCAATCGCTTTAGCAGCCGCAATACTGATGCTTCGCGAACCGGATGTCATCATTGGATCCTTCGCAGCCGATCACGTGATCTTGGATGATAAAAAGTTCCAAGCGGCAGTCTTGGAGGCGGTGGAGGTGGCTGTCACGGGTCGAATTGTGACCATCGGTCTAGTGCCAACCGAAGCCTCGGTGGCATTCGGTTACATTCAGCAAGGTGAACCCTTAGATTCCAAGAGCGCTCGTGCGGTAAAAAAGTTCGTCGAAAAGCCCAATATCAATCTTGCACAAGAATATGTTGACTCGGGGGATTACTTTTGGAACGCCGGCATGTTCATCGCACCGGCCAAGCTCTTGCTGGAGGTGCTAGCAGAAACCGAGCCCGAGCTCCACGCTGGAGTAATGAAAATCGCGCAGGTTTGGGATTCAAAGGAGCGCGATCAGGTGATGTCAACCACCTGGCTGAAACTCAAAAAAATCGCTATCGATTACGCAATTGCAGAACCAGCAGCACTGAAGAATTTGGTTGCGGTTGTTCCTGCTGAATTCGAATGGCACGATGTGGGAGATTTTGCCTCGATTGCAGAGTTGCAATCGCAGGGGCGAAAAGGCAATTTGGCGGTAATTGGGTCGGCTAAAGTGCTCTCCGATTCCTCGAGTGGAATTTTGGTTTCTTATACCAACCGCCTGGTGGCTTTGATTGGCTTGGAAGATGTGATTGTGGTTGACACCCCGGACGCACTATTGGTCACCAATAAGGCGAATGCTCAAAAGGTCAAATCA is a genomic window of Candidatus Aquiluna sp. UB-MaderosW2red containing:
- the trpS gene encoding tryptophan--tRNA ligase, translated to MTKPNLLSGMQPSASSLHLGNYLGALTQWVKMQDEYQAFYVIVDLHAITVPQDPKELRNNTRRTAAQYLAAGIDPKKAALFVQSHVPAHAQLAWVLNCITGFGEASRMTQFKDKSLKAGSDQASVGLFTYPILQAADILLYQPKAVPVGEDQRQHLELTRDLAMRFNTRYGNTFEIPEAVIPKETAKIYDLQLPTAKMSKSAVDPKGTVNLLDEPSVIAKKFRSAVTDTDGEIRFNRESKPGVSNLLGIYSAVTGESVDQIATRLSGLGYGALKSEVADAVIAHLEPIRIRAIELLEDPAELDSLLAIGARKANIIAEATLAKVYDNLGLVRA
- a CDS encoding exodeoxyribonuclease III yields the protein MLSIASVNVNGIRAAARKGMADWLSVAKPDILCLQEVRAPKSELLALALDDGPLSLENNWHIYEHEATAKGRAGVAVLSKTEAIAIRTELGAEDFDSAGRWLEADFQTAAAVLTVISCYVHSGEVDTPKQVEKYKFLNAMQARMQELIKDDRLVVVLGDLNVGHTELDIKNWKGNLKNSGFLPQERVFFDAFASQGWQDLGRNAHPDVPGPYTWWSYRGQAFDNDAGWRIDYQLATPALAKLGQNYRVDRAASYDTRWTDHSPVVVDYSL
- the sdhA gene encoding succinate dehydrogenase flavoprotein subunit; this translates as MRAAIEAGPLAKVAVVSKLFPTRSHTGAAQGGMAAALANVEEDNWEWHTFDTVKGGDYLVDQDAAEILAKESVQAVIDLENMGLPFNRTPDGKIDQRRFGGHTRDHGKAPVRRSCYAADRTGHMILQTLYQNCVKLGIEFYNEFYVLDLVMNDGKPAGVVAYDLATGDIHVFAGKAIIFATGGFGKIYKTTSNAHTLTGDGVGIIYRKGLPLEDMEFYQFHPTGLAGLGILLSEAARGEGGILRNSLGERFMERYAPTIKDLAPRDMVARAMANEVREGRGGGPNKDYVFLDLTHLEPAVIDAKLPDITEFARTYLGVEPYTEMVPVFPTAHYAMGGIPTNIKAEVLSDNNTVVPGLYAAGECACVSVHGANRLGTNSLLDINVFGKRAGIYAVEYAKTATQVPVPEDAPDMVIRMLQKVRDAKGTEKVAVLRKELQETMDKNAQVFRTEETLNEAYEKIQELRVRYENISIQDQGKRFNTDLLEAVELGFLIDLAEVTVITCRERRESRGAHLREDFPDRDDKKFMVHSMAYQIDKVDKTTKAKIKIGWKPVVVTNYQPMERKY
- a CDS encoding mannose-1-phosphate guanylyltransferase, with product MGRFFAIIPAGGSGSRLWPLSRAAAPKFLHDLTGSGQTLLQDTWDRLQPLAKDRTMVVTGDIHARAVEEQLPALDLSNIILEPTPRDSTAAIALAAAILMLREPDVIIGSFAADHVILDDKKFQAAVLEAVEVAVTGRIVTIGLVPTEASVAFGYIQQGEPLDSKSARAVKKFVEKPNINLAQEYVDSGDYFWNAGMFIAPAKLLLEVLAETEPELHAGVMKIAQVWDSKERDQVMSTTWLKLKKIAIDYAIAEPAALKNLVAVVPAEFEWHDVGDFASIAELQSQGRKGNLAVIGSAKVLSDSSSGILVSYTNRLVALIGLEDVIVVDTPDALLVTNKANAQKVKSLVEALRQSGHSELL
- a CDS encoding succinate dehydrogenase hydrophobic membrane anchor subunit, which codes for MSVIIETPNQPRTRKRANWEKYGWLFMRVSGPLLIVLVFTHLVVNLVLGDGITAIDFAFVAGKWADPFWQVWDLAMLWLAMIHGTNGMRTIVNDYTSRETVRVRLNYTLWAVCGLLVLLGTLVIFTFDPCPANGAASLLPSFCPAR
- a CDS encoding succinate dehydrogenase iron-sulfur subunit produces the protein MAQQAAPQIEEIPSFTVTLFVRRFDPETDTEAKWVDYDVEMYGTDRILDALHKIKWEQDGSLTFRRSCAHGVCGSDAMRINGRNRLACKTLIKDLDISQPIYIEPIKGLPVEKDLIVDMNPFYQAFRDINPFLIASDKPQKERLQSPEERARYDDTTKCILCAACTTSCPVFWTDGQYFGPAAIVNAHRFIFDSRDEGAELRLDILNDKEGVWRCRTTFNCTEACPRGIEVTKAIAEVKQAMLRSKV
- a CDS encoding Rieske (2Fe-2S) protein encodes the protein MSVTRRAILVTSVAGAAGLTLAACASGPQLAETTPPSGTVDQTPKAALGEVMLGMTSAVMAGSGAKFMIDDALTILVTQPIAGVFKAFNATCTHAGCIVNGVQDNQIACGCHGARFDVETGGVVAGPARQALGKINLEVRGEELWVII
- the sdhC gene encoding succinate dehydrogenase, cytochrome b556 subunit, with amino-acid sequence MEARLALKPQGTLYRGKVGMWSWVLHRITGVAIFFFLLVHILDTALVRISPEAYNVVMESYKTPIIGLAELGLVGAILFHGLNGLRIVAIDFWSKGTKYQSMMFWAVMAITVVAIAGFAPLHLARVFAE